The region AGAGGTGGAGGCTGCTAAAGACTGGGGCTGGGAGTGCTTATTGGAACATGGCTGTGGACGAGGCTATGCTTAAGGCGAGGGCCCAGGGAAGGGCTCCGTGCACCGTTAGGCTCTACGCCTGGAGGCCTTCAGCTGTATCCATAGGCTTCTTCCAAAGCCTACGCCACGAAGTGAATCTAGACGAGTGCCGTAGGCTAGGGGTCGACGTAGTTAGGAGGATAACTGGCGGAGGCGCTGTGTACCATGATAGCCGCGGGGAGGTTACTTACAGCGTCGTGGCCTCTGAGGAGGATTTGAGGAGGCTGGGCCTCGACGCTGCGATCCAGCCCTCCTACGAGGCCCTCTGCGGAGGCATTATAGAGGGCTTAAAGCTACTAGGTGTAAGCGCCGAGTTTAGGCCTATTAACGACATAGTAGTGTCCGGCCGCAAGATATCGGGTAGCGCTCAGACTCGTAGGGCTGGCGTCATCCTACAGCACGGGACGCTGCTCTTAAAGAGTGACATAGCCACCATGTTCAAGGTGCTCAAGGTAAGCAAGGAGAAGGTGAGCGATAAGGCGATTAAGGCGGTTGAGGAGAGGGTCACCAACGTGTTCAAGGAGCTCGGCAGGGAAATTGAGCTCAACGAGGTTATCGAGGCCCTCGTCAAGGGCTTTGAGAAGTCCCTCGGCGTTAAGCTAGTTGAAGGAGAGCTCACGCCGCTCGAGCTGAGCCTAGCCGAGGAGCTTAAGGAGAAGTACGCCTCTAGGGAGTGGCTCGAGCTGAGGTGAGCCCATGCCCAGCGGAATGGCTGAGCTGAAGGTCGCCGGGGGCAAGTTAGTTAGGGCGGAGGTGGAGGTGGAGGGCGGCAGGCTCGTGGACGTCAAGATAACCGGGGACTTCTTCCTATATCCCGAGGAGGCCATCCTCGACATCGAGTCCTCGCTCAGGGGCTTAAGCGTCGAGAACGACTACTCCTCTATCATCGAGTCCAAGCTTAGCCAAGCAGGGGCTCAGCTCGTGGGCGCGGCCCCGGGCGATGTGGCCGAGGCTATTAGGAGGGCGGTGAAGGAGGCTCT is a window of Candidatus Nezhaarchaeota archaeon DNA encoding:
- a CDS encoding lipoate--protein ligase family protein; this encodes MSSPSQSAWRHASRKLSYTKHYKLLSAIASARGTMVERWRLLKTGAGSAYWNMAVDEAMLKARAQGRAPCTVRLYAWRPSAVSIGFFQSLRHEVNLDECRRLGVDVVRRITGGGAVYHDSRGEVTYSVVASEEDLRRLGLDAAIQPSYEALCGGIIEGLKLLGVSAEFRPINDIVVSGRKISGSAQTRRAGVILQHGTLLLKSDIATMFKVLKVSKEKVSDKAIKAVEERVTNVFKELGREIELNEVIEALVKGFEKSLGVKLVEGELTPLELSLAEELKEKYASREWLELR